A part of Anas acuta chromosome 26, bAnaAcu1.1, whole genome shotgun sequence genomic DNA contains:
- the DOHH gene encoding deoxyhypusine hydroxylase produces MVTEEQVAAVGRTLLDAAQPLPARFRALFTLRGLGGPEAVACIGRAFGDGSELLKHELAYCLGQMRDPAAIPVLLAVLRDPRQEPMVRHEAGEALGAIGNPAVLDVLKQYSEDPVVEVAETCQLAVKRLEWLQEHGEEPSASPYQSVDPAPPAEERDVAKLREALLDEGRPLFDRYRAMFALRNLGGRDAVLALADGLQAGSALFRHEIGYVLGQMQDEACVPQLTAALRSRTESPMVRHECAEALGAIAHPSCLETLRAFARDEERVVRESCEVALDMYEYENGSQFQYADGLCKLQA; encoded by the exons ATGGTGACGGAGGAGCAGGTGGCCGCCGTGGGCCGCACGCTGCTGGACGCGGCCCAGCCGCTGCCCGCCCGGTTCCGGGCCCTTTTCACCCTGCGCGGCCTGGGCGGCCCCGAGGCCGTGGCCTGCATCGGCCGCGCCTTCGGGGACGGCTCGGAGCTGCTGAAGCACGAACTGGCCTACTGCCTGGGCCAGATGCGGGACCCCGCCGCCATCCCCGTGCTGCTGGCCGTGCTGCGGGACCCCCGCCAGGAGCCCATGGTGCGGCACGAGGCGG GTGAAGCCCTGGGCGCCATCGGGAACCCCGCGGTGCTGGATGTGCTGAAGCAATACTCAGAGGACCCCGTGGTTGAG GTGGCAGAGACGTGCCAGCTGGCCGTCAAGaggctggagtggctgcaggagcacggCGAGGAGCCGAGCGCCAGCCCCTACCAGTCGGTGGATCCCGCTCCCCCCGCCGAGGAGAGGGACGTGGCCAAGCTGCGCGAAGCCCTCCTGGACGAGGGGCGCCCGCTCTTCGACCGTTACCGGGCCATGTTCGCCCTGCGCAACCTGGGCGGCCGGGACGCGGTGCTGGCCCTGGCGGACG ggctCCAGGCTGGCAGCGCCCTGTTCCGCCACGAGATCGGCTACGTGCTGGGCCAGATGCAGGACGAGGCCTGCGTGCCGCAGCTGACGGCCGCGCTGCGCAGCCGCACCGAGAGCCCCATGGTGAGGCACGAGTGCGCCGAGGCCCTGGGCGCCATCGCCCACCCCTCCTGCCTGGAGACCCTGCGCGCCTTCGCCCGGGACGAGGAGCGGGTGGTGCGGGAGAGCTGCGAGGTGGCGCTGGACATGTACGAGTACGAGAACGGCTCCCAGTTCCAGTACGCCGACGGGCTCTGCAAGCTGCAGGCCTGA
- the LOC137844882 gene encoding uncharacterized protein, which translates to MRQRLLLLLGALLRRGGGRRRAMAGRWDGPQRRAWLRHYYSQRQKRLMTLLIARRRRTSCYFYPRAWPSVRGADWWERVVLKEFGPQDWLEKFRMSRETFFYVCNLLRPGLAPHGAHFHPALPLEQRVAVALWHLATNVEYQTLSPLFGVGPSTVQTCVREVSYAVVLLLKPLYLRLPNEKELENMARIFRARWGFPHCIGALDSLHLPINPPLRLSADYCNGQGWHSILTQATVDGLGQFWDVSTAFPGSMENSAVLESSRLWVLAKEGRLCPNPPKDFMGKAQKYVLLGDATYPLQDWILKPYQEDEKLTQRQLQFNYRLRRAHSVIENAFLRLKARWQILLKCDDCSLELLPTLVLACCILHNVCEAHDNPFNEEWLEGTEPTELPKPCQPAPAAMEDGRAEQVRELMCQYFESCGEG; encoded by the exons ATGCggcagcggctgctgctgctgctgggcgcgCTGCTGCGCCGGGGGGGCGGGAGGCGCCGGGCCATGGCCGGCCGCTGGGACGGGCCGCAGCGGAGAGCATGGCTCCGGCACTACTACAGCCAGAGGCAGAAACGGCTCATGacg CTCCTGATCGCCCGCCGGAGGAGAACCAGCTGCTACTTCTACCCCCGCGCCTGGCCCAGCGTGCGGGGCGCGGACTGGTGGGAGCGGGTGGTCCTGAAGGAGTTCGGTCCCCAGGACTGGCTGGAGAAGTTCCGGATGTCCCGGGAGACTTTCTTCTACGTCTGCAACCTCCTGCGGCCGGGGCTGGCTCCTCACGGCGCCCACTTCCACCCCGCGCTGCCCCTGGAGCAGCGGGTGGCCGTGGCCCTGTGGCACCTGGCCACCAACGTGGAGTACCAGACTCTGAGCCCCCTCTTCGGCGTGGGGCCCTCCACGGTGCAGACGTGCGTGCGGGAGGTGAGCTACgccgtggtgctgctgctgaagcccCTCTACCTGCGGCTGCCCAACGAGAAGGAGCTGGAGAACATGGCGCGCATCTTCCGCGCCCGCTGGGGCTTCCCCCACTGCATCGGCGCCCTGGACAGCCTCCACCTCCCCATCAACCCCCCGCTGCGCCTCAGCGCCGACTACTGCAACGGCCAGGGCTGGCACTCCATCCTCACCCAGGCCACCGTGGACGGGCTGGGCCAATTTTGGGACGTCTCCACCGCCTTCCCTGGCAGCATGGAGAACAGCGCGGTCCTGGAGAGCTccaggctgtgggtgctggcCAAGGAGGGCCGGCTGTGCCCCAACCCACCCAAGGACTTCATGGGCAAGGCGCAGAAGTACGTGCTGCTGGGCGACGCCACCTACCCGCTGCAGGACTGGATCCTCAAACCCTACCAGGAGGATGAGAAGCTCACCCAGCGCCAGCTGCAGTTCAACTACCGCCTCAGGCGGGCGCACAGCGTGATCGAGAACGCCTTCCTGCGCCTCAAGGCTCGCTGGCAGATCCTCCTCAAGTGCGACGACtgcagcctggagctgctgcccaccctcGTCCTCGCCTGCTGCATCCTGCACAACGTCTGCGAGGCGCACGACAACCCCTTCAACGAGGAGTGGCTGGAGGGCACCGAGCCCACCGAGCTGCCCAAGCCCTGCCAGCCCGCGCCCGCCGCCATGGAGGACGGCCGGGCCGAGCAGGTGCGTGAGCTGATGTGCCAGTACTTCGAGAGCTGCGGGGAGGGCTGA